TTTATTTCTCTTCTTACTCTCTCTGAACGCACAGACATAGACATCATAGAAGCATCATTTACATCATGTATGACAGAAACACATCAACGTTTTCTGTTAAGTAGGcactgtttgaattgttttccagGAAGCCTTGGGATGCAATCCCGCCtacaagatgtttttttttttagcaaatcaAAAGAGAAGCATATCAAGGATGGCATGTTTTGGttcagcctgatttatgtactcgacaggtacatgtaccaagtcatgaacaCTGGGGTTATATGAAAGAAAAACCAATGACAGTTAGAAACTAAAATGGACTTATTTGGCTGCCGTTCCATCCTCGTGTAAGGAACTTTTGAAATACGGAGGCTAAAAATCCATTTggtaaaagtaaaagtaaatgCTACCTTGTAAAGGTTTTTGTATTAGCCACTGTCAGATAATGATAAGATAAGCAACCGGTCTTTTTAATCAAACTAGGCAGTTAAACTTAACAAAGAAAGCGTTATCACTTGTTTTAAAGTTGATGGAAATTATATTAGAATAAtaatcattttcacaatttttgccACCATTTTGAACCGGAAgtcctttttttcttcaataatgtgttgttttgtcgtaCTTTACAAACTGTAATTTTTCGTTTGATCAAATCTTGCATTGGATTATACCTATAACACAGATTGCAATGATTTACGAAATTAGTATGACGCTATTTGAAAAGGGatcggtggccatcttgaaaaaatgggAATTTTTCATGGCCagcagaagattttttttaataatcaacCTTTGTTCCAAATTTCATGCTGTTATCAAgatttgtacaattattttcataatatctcccactatatcatattatttatatttggcTGGTGGTTCTTACAATTAGTAAGGTTTCtttcattaaaagtaaaatacggataaacgttttttttctaaaacatttcaattatatctggatactatcttaggACTATAAACAATCTTTTGTCAAAGTTTTGTAGacatccaggatagtttaagaaagttatcaaaatttcaaacactTTAAAAACATAGTGAATATTTGTAGACACCGCCGCCGCCGTCgccaacgacgacgacgacaatgCCGACGACGAAATGTTTGATCGCTATTGCTCGGTTTTTCGACAAAAGTCAAAGGCtcgacacaatttttttaatatctttattttgttgtgGCTGTTGTCATGTCAGTTTAGAAGGAGGCTAGTGTAACAattacaattagaaaaaaaactaagagGTTATTAGGTCAAATATGGTTCAAACAGGTCGAATATGGTTCCAACAGGTCGAATATGGTTACAACCGGTCGAGTATTGTTCAGACCTttggtcgagtatggttcagactaaaCATAAATAGATCAGGATCTGGTCGAGTACATATTGGGAATGGGtttttagaaatataaagatgaggtatgagtgaAACAAAAACTCTTGACCCAAGTcacagtttataaaagtaaaccattataggtcaaagtacgatcTTCAGCACGGAGCCTAGGATCACACCGAACAGAGAGCTGTAAATGgcctagtgtaaaacaattcagtcGGGAAAACTAATCTATATAGAAAGacgaaaaacaagaaacacttatgaccCAAATCAACAAAGATTATTTCGGACTGATCTAGTACTAGTTCAGACTGTTGTCAATGGCAAATATAAGGGTCTAGTACAAATCAGTACAGTCAAGTGTTTGGTTAAGACTGGGGTCGAGAAATagcaaagaaaaattcaaaccGATTCAAACTGGTCGAATAAAAACaatcagtacagtcgagtacAGATATAAGCCATTCCAAACTTTTCTTTGTTTGAAGTGTAGCCTTCTTAGGTTTAGCGTTTTCAATACCGAGAGCCGTTGACCAAACTGACAAATTCTGAATTTTAAACACCCAACACATTTGTTGCCGCAGCTTTTATTATAGAATATTagcaaacagacaaacaatagtacacatgacacaaactgaaaaccaaagaataaacaacacgaaccccaccaaaaagtaggggtgatctcaggtgctccggaagggtaagcagatcctgctccacatgtggcacccatcgtgttgcttatgtgacataaaatccggtaaatagtataatttgggaggtcacattcatgaaagggaaggggattgaagttacgacgcaaggaacatatccgatatcatttgtgaaacggttattccataacggtctaCCAagtcgtgatggcgtccgtaaaatttacgaagggatgatttcaacttcaccatttgaaacttttggtttaatagcttccttgtgagcagcaaccctctatcaagaaaatcatgataggaaatgcaagcacggaaatatcgtatcaattgggagatatataccccgtatgcaggtgctgctggaatgttgctacttagaaatggaaagtttacaattggaaagctgaaatcatctcttttatcgtaaagttttgttttcaaccgaccctcatggTCAATTTccagatgtaagtcaagatatgaagccgacttaactgtatctgtagtatcctttatctctagttcaatgggatagatgcgttccacatagtcaccaaacttcttatctttcttatTAAGAGGTTCCTGATAATTTTCTCTAACTTGTCGTATCTATCGAAAGTCCGGACGTCTCTGTACTAAggttaaatatatttcttaacAGAAAGTTTATGtctgtgtaaaatatttaatcaacatatatattacatacgctataacaaacattttcatAGTAACAGGTTGGGGCCATAAACGTTAAGAAAttaattcttaataaaaaaaagataaacacaagaGTTTTCCACTCTGAATTGATTATGAAATAGTTTTTCATTAAgtagaaataaaatgtattcattttCACTGCTGCACTACTCTTTCAAAAAACTAGTCAACTAAAATGCTTCTTCAATGATCGAATGCAAAGTACTTTACATGAAGCATGTAGTATAGTTTTattaaaagcataaaaatattcaattttccaaATGTCTTTTTTTGGCAACGAATGAATTATTCAGAAAATCTTATGACAATAAGAGACTGCTACAGAACATTTTTTAATCTACATGTTTCGGTGTCTAAATAGCATATCGAAAATTCATACATTACGTCACAATGTTACCATAATGAGTTTAAATAGTGAGTtaaagtgtacatgtattgttcAGTTCCGTTTGTAATGAATTTATGACATAATACTTTCATTTTTCATGAGGTTATATAGATACTTCTTTTTCAAATCCAGTGTCTGCTTTGGACTTTGTCAACTTCCAACTGAGAAAACGTGAAACTGATAGATATACGGTTGTGAAAGCAGTGCTTCTGTTTAAACCACACTATTAAATATTGTCGCTATTACGCAGCATGATATATAATTTGCcatcaaataaatcataaataaattgCTCAATGTAACACCAAAGTTAATTAGATATCAAGACATAATTACGTCCATTAAATTCAGCACTCGGTAAACACTTCAATCAAAAGCCTTTTTAAATGCGCCTTTTCGTTGTTAAATTTTCTTCATCCTATTTATTCTGTCTTTTGATGATCCTTCCTACTGAAATAATTTGTGTTTCTTGAAGAGTATAACTTTTTTCCAGTTCTTGGTATTTTCGGATTAAAAACCCTCAGTGGAACAGCTTTTTTCATTACAGTCATCCCTGTTTTTCCACCGTTTTGATTGACTGACAGATTAACGTGTGCCACGTCATGTATATTAACATTGCTCTCACCATCCTTTGCTAATGCCATTTTTGCTAGGCTAGCACATGTAGCAGCTATTTCGGATAACTTTTTCTCAGATTCTTTAGAATGATTTTTAATACTGTCTAACTGTGCTTTAACCTCAGCATGTTCTTGTTTAAGTTCTCTTTTTAGGCCATTGATTGCATTTTCTTGTAgcattttgtctgttttcatGACTTGCAGTTCTTTTTCTACACGTAATAACTCTATTTTAAGATCTTTTATTTCGGCTTGTTGTTGATCACGCGTTTCTGATGAATACTTAATTTTCTCTTCCAAAACGGAAATTTTTACGGACAATTCCTCCTTTATCTTCAGCATTTCcccttgttttgttttcaattcttCTATTTCTTTGTCCTTTTTACAGTTCGCCTGTCCGAGTTGATTTAATTTATCAGCTTGATTAGCGTTACAACTTTTTAAATCGTCAATCACATTTTCAAGCTGCTGACGTTTTCCTTCTTCTTCTTGCACAAGCTTATTCTTGTCTTCCTCATGATATTTTTCATCTataccaattttcattttcaaaacttCTAACTCTCTTATCTTTGAAATAGCATTCATGTCTTCTTTCATGCAATCCTACATTCATGAGAAAAAGGTTATGTTAATATATCAAGAACAATATATACGAACAAAAATTTAAAGTGCAATTTAAACGAAAAAGAAACACTATGTCAAATCTTTTTCAAACCAACAACAGTTTGCGAATTCACTTATATCTAAAGCAGTTTAATCTAAGCCAGCGTAATTCTAATTGCTCGATCACTCTGgttgagaaaaaaacattgctGGAAAGCGAACAGTGGACAAATGATATGTACTTTCAGTAGTTTGACGAACGACACAATATGATACTTTTTGTCTATACAGTCATTATTTGTGTCGATTGCCACATATAATTTCCTCTCCCTGATAAGCAATAATTGCTAATAGGAATTCATCAAGTTTTAAATACCATTCAAAGTTCATTAAACTATGTTTAACGTAAAACGCCTGTTGACCGTGGCTTATCGATTATGCAGTTATGGTGAACGAGTTAGTTATCTTTTGCACAAAGATATGTAACACATGAtaacggtttttttttattttgaagctcatcattgttttatatcCACAAATAGAGTTAATCTGGCAACGGGTAGTCCAGACAGGTACAAAATTAGGCGAAAACGAACTTGCGACTGTAAAGCTTCCGATTGACATCTGCAATGCTTCAAATCTTACAACACAAAACATTCTATAAGTCAGAagtttaagaataaaataagattaaaatgttaatatgtTATGAAACTcttttttcgagatattttttttaaatgaaaggaGAAGGCTGACTTAGacgtcttcaatgctcttcaaattagTTCTTTGTCTggcctttttttattattcgaTTAGTCTTTTGAAGACTAATAccaaatttcaatcctggtatctatgatacgTTAATTTGAATACTACCTTATATCTTAGATCTCACTATAGCATATTGAGAGAGAAGTCTTGTCAAATTTCGTTAGTTAAGAAAATTCAACTCATACTATATTTCAATCCTAAATACATCTTATTGGCATTTACCCGCTTATTACTAGATTTCACAAAGGTTCACATAAAATGTTGACGTTATCAGAGttataatagaaaatatatgacgtcacatttgaaaagtttttttgtATGACGTCAATAGTTCAACAGGCACATATTATAAGGTTAAGCGGCGCAGATATGCAAATATCCATAAGGTGTATGATCTTTATCATTGGCAGATTTGACGTTCCATAGATATCAATACTATAATCCAAAAAGCCCTtcgaaaaaaaacagaaataaaaagttgaagagcattgagtaccaaaattcataaaagttttgccacatccagctaaagtaatctatgcctgaggtagaaaagccttaataagtttttcaaaaattctaaattttgtaaacaggtaatttataaatataaccatatcaatgataattcatctTTGACCAAAAAGTGCTGaccactgggctggtgataccctcgacccagtggttgcaaataaactcaacatagatacaaggattaaaatttaatcgCTTGCATACCAGATTTAGATACCGTGGACCTGTCCCGAACGTAAGCAAGAAACATTCGTGTTAACTACCAAAATGTGAATATGAACACTTTGATCCTTTATAAACATCACAAGGTCTGATATAAAATCctgcatattttgttttataatttcacCTAATCAGGAAACTTCGCTAGTATAACATCGAAAAAAGAAGAGGATAcagttatatataaaactaacaGATAAAGAGATAAAGGGTGCGATGTGATTATTATGGATAACAAATTACATGGTTTGTCATCTCAAAACTCTCATATGTGCGGAAGAGTCTCTTTTTTATAAGTGTTCAAACCACTTTCATTTACGTCCCAttggatgtaaaaaaaaactttatctaGTCGAGGTCTTAGACTGGTTCGCTAGACATTTTCGTTTGCAACAATTATCTACAATTGGATcaagtaaaattttgtgaataaactcatcatagatatcaggacaaaattttgtatatacgccagatgcacgtttcgtcaacaaaagactcatcgTTGACGCTcaaatcccaaaaagttaaaaaggccaaattaaaattataaattttgtaaacaggtaatttataaatataaccataccaatgataattcatgtcagcacaaaaagtactgaatactgggctggtgataccgtcggagaaataaatctccaccagtagtggcatcgacccagtggttgtaaataaactcatcatagaaatcaggacaaaattttgtatatacgcaatgattaaaatttaatatttacacaagacgcgcgtttcgtctacaaaagactcatcagtgtcgctcgaataaaaaaaatgtttaatttaaaggCCAATTAGAGTACGAAGTTGAATAGTCTTGAGTACCAAAAATTCCttaacgttttgccaaatacagctaaggtaatcgattccttatttttttcaacaattcaTAGCTtaattaacagttaatttataaatatgaacatatcaatgataactcaagccAACACAGAAGGTCTGgcaactgggctggtgatatcctcaGGGAATTGAATCTCCACCACCAGTGGTATAAACCCAGTGGTCGCAAtcaaattcatcatagataccaggattaaaattgtatatttacgccagacgcgtgtttcgtctacaaaagactcatcagtgacgctcaaatccccaaaagttaaaaaggccaaattaaaattctaaattttgtaaataggtaatttataaatataaccatatcaaggataattcatgtcagcacaaaaagtgctgacaactgggctggtgataccctcggagaaataaatctccaccagacgtggcatcgacccagtggttgtaaataaactcatcatagatagcaggaaaattttatatatacaccatgattaaaatttaatatttacgccagacgcacgtttcgtctacaaaaagactcatcagtgaggctcgaatccaaaaaaatgtttaattaaaaggccaaatagagtacgaagttgaagatcattgagaaCCAAACATTCCTAAACGttttccaaatacagctaaggtaatctattcctgataAAGAAAATCCTTGCTTTTTTCCAacaattcaatgttttattaacagttaatttataaatatgaacatatcaatgataactcaagtcaacacagaagtgctgactactgggctggtgataccccgGGGAAAtgaatctccaccagcagtggcatcgacccagctgttgcaaataaactcaacatagataccaagattaaAATTTAATCGCTTGAATGCCAGATTTAGATACCCTGGACCTGTCCCGAACTTAAACAAGAAACGTTCGTGTTAACTACCAACATGTGAATATGAACACTTTGGCCCTTTATTTACATCACAAGGTCTGATATGAAATCctgcatatttatttttataatttcaccTAATCAGAAAACATCGCTAGTATAACACTGAAAGAACAAGAGGATACAGCTATAAAACTAGCTGATAAAGGGTGCAGTGTGATTATTATGTATAACAAATTACATAGAGGAGGGGACGTTCGACTGTTAAACTGtattatactgcaatcagcttttttactatacagataaagctatacgtataaatgtaagctttatacgtcaatgaccccaactaacctataagccccgtctccttattgtatttcatcaacaacatcccgtcacgaccatgacaacgtaaagtaacaatggtcaaacttttatgaatttaaacttttatgtcttcaaattggttatgTATATACCATGGTTATCAAATGTTatcaattaagttcattttccctttctaactccttaatatgtcaatgttttaccgcctggactacgctcataggaaaataccccaaaatggtaccccaagagggaaattccaaacactttttttaacaatttttgttacatagtttttttcatttttaaatattttttttagatttcagtataaagacaatatacgtatagtgtcttgaaatataaaatttatttgtattcggcacaAAACGCGAaaatgctcggtagaacctcgcattttcccgtttctaagcctcatacaaataaatttcatatttcaagacactatacgtatattgtctaaatatttacagatcaaaaacaaaatgataatcaAAAGATCAACACACCCCTCCAAGAGATATAGGaccaacatatatttataatgacaCTTATGATTATCTTCGATAGATTGAGAACGAAGTCACTGGTTGTCAAAGATACCTGGTCCATAACTTCGGACGCAAGATGAAGTGAACAAACATTcaaggattatttttttaaatagacaaATTATCATCCCTGTCCATCATTTAAAGTACCTTTCACAAGTCAGAAACACACATAGTTTTACCGACAGAGCTCTTTCCGAGATTAATGTTCATTgcagatatttgtttttaagagTAAAATTTCACGACTTATATTCGCGATAcagatcttttacaaaatgtaaatagttACCTGATCTGCAAATCAACAAATGTTTCCTATTCATAATTGTAAATATTGACTGGATAAGTATGCTTATTTAACATACtagttttgttttccttttgttGTCTAGTAAGTGGGTaacattttgaacaaaaaacGGTTGTTATAACAGAataaacatgtgaaaaaacCCCATGTTTATGCAATAAGATATTCAGTGCCTAAAGTTATAATGGTCTGTGTCtaggttttttaatttgaaacatCACAAATCCAACGGAATAACAAATaacgttttttatttaaacaaataatgtaatcgacaaaacaataatacatttaaaattcagtaataaagaaataagtaaGTTGATTCGTATTATAAACTATcatagatttttgattatattgaaaagattttaaaactATCAAGATAATACTTAATATTCAAGGCATCAAGAAATAACATCATCATGATTAATAAGGAACATGTGCGAAATTtggtaaatatttaaagagttaaAGAAATGAACTGAGACAAGatatcatttgtttacattgtaatttttatctgttttgcACGTATTTTTGTTAGAACATGGCTTGACCTTTTGATGTTTTCAAACGAAATCGTTCCTTGATGTTTTCAAACGAAATCGTTCTTTGATGTTTTCAAACGAAATCGTTCTATAAATTGTATAAGTTGTCAgttatagaaaaatgaaaagaataaaacaaacttCGATGCTTAACATACTGAAACATTCAAATCTTACCAATACACTTTTATATATCAGTCCatttaaataaagttataaaaataaagatatctcTTCAAATACTCTTAACATCAAGACTTTGGTTGTATTGTGATAATAGGGCACATAGGGGTAAACTATACTTAATTTTCGACTTCGGTCATTTGAtctgaaaaaattaaa
This is a stretch of genomic DNA from Mytilus trossulus isolate FHL-02 chromosome 6, PNRI_Mtr1.1.1.hap1, whole genome shotgun sequence. It encodes these proteins:
- the LOC134723742 gene encoding golgin subfamily A member 4-like, whose product is MDCMKEDMNAISKIRELEVLKMKIGIDEKYHEEDKNKLVQEEEGKRQQLENVIDDLKSCNANQADKLNQLGQANCKKDKEIEELKTKQGEMLKIKEELSVKISVLEEKIKYSSETRDQQQAEIKDLKIELLRVEKELQVMKTDKMLQENAINGLKRELKQEHAEVKAQLDSIKNHSKESEKKLSEIAATCASLAKMALAKDGESNVNIHDVAHVNLSVNQNGGKTGMTVMKKAVPLRVFNPKIPRTGKKLYSSRNTNYFSRKDHQKTE